Part of the Nicotiana sylvestris chromosome 2, ASM39365v2, whole genome shotgun sequence genome, ctgaaaaacttcagcacctatgctgaagttttttgtgcaatatataattttaatttatgttttatttttttacccagtgtaataggaaaacttcagctcttcctgctgaaatttttaaatattaactaaaaaacttcaacacctatgctgaagttttttgtgaaatatgtaattttaatttatgttttttttacccagtgtaggaggaaaacttcagctcatattgctgaagtttttaaagatTACGTAAAAAACTTCAGCAACTAATGCTTAAGTTTTTGAGCAAtgtgaaattttaatttatgttttattttttaactagtgtaggaggaaaacttcagcttgttttgctgaattttttaaatatgaactaaataacttcagattgtttagcaaataaacaacgATAACACTCATAtaatgttttaatataattttttcttcGTTGTGTTATTTGCCAGCTCATTTTGCTGAATTTTTTAgatatgaactaaataacttcagcttctTTAGCAAATAAACCAAAACTTTCAGCATATTTGTCGGATTAGAATGTTAGAATTCAACGCCAAACAGATTTAGAATGCAAATTCAGCATATCAGTGAAGTTCGTCAAACAACTTCAAtcaatcaaaattattttgaattctgaagatgaatttgaatacttgcaatgtattttgtaattttgaatttggaatttgaatttGGTTCAAATCTGATTTGCGAGAGGCGATCTCAGGAGAGACGGAGCGATGGAAGAGATACGAAGGAgttttggaatttgaatctggGTATGCTTGATGCATCTTTTATATGTTTTGGAAGGGTATAATGGTCATATTATTATGGATTTTTTGTTAGTTGGTTACGAAatcaatagtttttaaaaataggGTATAGGTTAAAAGGTGGAATAAATATAGGGTACGGCTGCAAATTGCCCCTCTTAGTTGTTGTCGGGGGGTGGGGAGGGGGGTATTATGAAGGGGGATATAGCTCAGGAGGTTTTCGGGGACAGGCGATAGTTTATTTAGGAAACTGACAAAGATTATATAGTTTAAGCGAGTTTGAGGgtattaaattttttattaatagATGTTTAATCCTTTTGGACTAAAAATAAAACATACGGAGTATAACATAAAATATGAGTTTGCTTTAAACTAGATGAACCTAAATAAATTTTTATGTTCAATTTTAACCTTGACTTTAAAAAGACTTTGGAAGAAAAATATTTGGAAAAGGGCAAAAGTATCATGTTGTTTTATCTTGGGAATAGTAATCCTGGAATTGTTAGACCACTTAAAATATGGTACCAAAAATAACACCATAATTTGGAATAAACAAGCCCGGAATTGATAATTCTAGAACAAAAATTCTACCaaacagaaaataaaataatctcacaTTTTATCTCAAAATTATAATCCTTTTATCCTTGTAACCACGACCCCTTAGTTCAGCCCAGCAGTCAACTCACTCCCTTCATCGTGCTGACCCGTTCATTCTATGCAGCAAAACTGATTAGTTGCCAGGTCTTCCGGTCATCCGGTGGTTAGATGAAAGGATATATTTCTTTATTTGGGGAAATTCGATTTTAGAATAAGTCATATAAGACTATCAAATTTCAACATAGTATCCTCTAACAATAAGAGCGCGATTCCTGCTTAGAAACAAATGAACTCATGTCGCACACCACCGGTGACTAAAGTTGTATCAATGTGTGATTCCCTCCGCAGTGGACTTGAAAATTATTTGATGCAAAAAACTTAAAAAGACTGCAGTTCCAGTTGCCATTTACTCTTTAACGCACAAGTTTATTATTCTAGAACAAGTCCCTATAAAAAAACAATTTACTGCAGTATAGCAAAAGCTTCAAATTTCATTTGACCAAGCACCATATACAGTACTCAACCTACAAAGCTTGGTCAAATTAGAACAAACCTTGTTGAACTAATGGACTTCAAATGCCTCTTGCAGTAGTTGCACAATAGCTTCGACAAAATTAGCTATCAATTGAAGTTGCCTTAATCTTACAAACAGGGATCGCCTCATTCTTGCTTAAGAGCTTCCACGTCGGATGAAGATCGATATCATGCAGGGACACTTTGTCTTCAACATCAAGCTGACTTACATCAACCTCAATTTTTTGAGGTATATGCTCAGCTGGGCACAAGAACCTTAGAGTAGGTCTTATCTTGTTTAAAGAGCCACCTGCTTTCACATTAAAAGATAATAATCATCTTCTTTGAAATTGCAATAATCATCTGCATGCCGGATTATCTCATGGAGTAATGCAAAAGGCAGCACAGCACTGTTTCAAAGCATATCAAAGAGCAATAGTAATCTAGTCCAAGACAATCTATGCATTACAGCTCCCTATTAACATTTGTAACAAttgacaacaacaacatacccagcgtagtcccacaagtggggtctggggagggtagagtgtattTGTAACAATTgacaaaataacaaaaatagcaCGTCAAAGAAACTAAGAAAATGATGGTACCATAATATTTCGAACAAAGAATTGCCATTAGTTTCCACTTTCGAATGTCAAGACAACAAGTAGTATATAACTTAAGAAGGCAGTTACTTCACAGAATTTGGACAGAAAAGTTAATCTCATTAAACAGGATAACCCTTCCACATGCAGTTATTGAGAAGGCATGTTTTTGGAGAAAGCATATACAAAACAGCTTTGGTAACATATCTAGGTTTAAGCCAAATTTAGCTTATCATGGGTTTCTATTAGAGAAAGTTCAGGCTTTGCAGTATCTTAGGTGAACTACTTGGAAAATTCTCGTTCACATATTTAGGAGTTCCTCTTATTATGTTCCAAGGATACAAAGATAGGAGCTTACTAACGCCAGAACAGGAGTTTGGAATTAGACAAATACAGTAGAGTGTTATACTTGTTTTCTTTATAAGAATGTTATACGTGTTTTCTTTATAGGAGTATTAAACTTGTAGAGACCATCTGCTTCCTTTGATATTTAAGTTCAATGTTTTAAGCTGTTTGCTAAATGCAGTTAATATCTCAATGGATTAAATGAAATACTCCCCTCGATACCCTTCAAGACAGCATATATGCCATGAGGTTGCAGAGTAATCAAATTCCTCAGTTTACCTGAGTATGCTCTTCCACGGTAATATTACCTCATAAGGTTATTAACAAAGAAAACAGTAAAAATACTCTCTTTCAAATGATCTTCCTTGGTCAGAAAAGGAAATAGGAGTTCTTGGATGTTTGGACATGCTGGCTTTGCAGGTTCAAATGAGCCCATAGGTGTTTCTGATAATAATTGGCAATACTTTAGCAAACTACCGCATATATACAGAAGCTCATATATATAGTTACAAACTCAAAATGTTACAATATGTCACTCTTGTTCGATAATAATCATTGTTTGACGGTTTAAATTATGACTAATTTGAGATTGAGGTGTAATTGATTAGTTGGTTTCACAGAAACAATTGGCAAACAACTACATATATAAAAAATAGTGTTGTGAAAGAATTCTAACAAGCATGCTtcaccatttttctttttcatcagTCTACAAATGACACACTAGAGTATTTCAAAAAACAGTTTCCGAAATGAGATAGGTCCTACTAATTACAAATGATTGACCTTTCTCAGAACAATACGCTTGTCCATAAGCAAAGTGGAAAGGAATTATGGAGAAAATAAAACATGGAGATACAGGGAGAAGAAAAAGACTAAACCTTTCTTGAGACCAGGGCACTCTTCCTCCCCTTTGAATACAACAGGAACGTCCACCTTTAATTTTGTTCCCTCTTCCGCCCATACGAAGACCAAATTCAATATCTTCCCAGTCTCTTCATCCCTATGAATCTATGTAAATAACAGAAAGAAACCATGAGTTAAAACTACCACCAACTACTATCCCTACGACAATCCATTTGCAACACTGCCAAATGATTGACATAACtctaattttaaaacaatttCCTAATTCAAATTCATTAATCTATTAAAATGTAACCTTTAAAGTACTTTTTTCTATCAAACTAATTCTTCAACCATTCTGGAGTACATTTTTTTCTTTATCACTACAAGTCAAATCAATATCTTACACTCCATACAAAGCCAAACGCAGTCATATTAACTAGAACAAAGGGAGTAGCCGACTAGCACATGAACGAATGTACTGAATGAACACGAACAAGCATCACTTGCCTTAATGGGAAGCACATTTCCGGATTCAAGTAAAGTTGACGAACCCGAACCTGCCCGGATCTGAAGGGGAAAGGTCGTAGAATAGAAGAAAGGGAGATCAACCGACTTAAGGATCGTTTTTATCTGCTTCTTTTCAGTTGTAAGGAGGAACTTTCTAGAAACAGAACTTGCGGCCACAATAGAAGTAGGATCGTTAGGTTTTGATTGGACGTAGTTCTGTGCGAATACGATGGCCGGAATACGACCTTGGGCTCGGTCCCTGCTGGAAACTCTGTTTCCGGTGACCTCTCTAGGAATGGCTTGGATTGTGAAATAAGATCTCCGGTTTGTTTCCTCCGCCGCCCTCCTAGCTCCGGCGGTGGTTGCCACCGCGCGCCACCATTTCGACATGATCTTCCTGTGAAAGCGTCTATGGGGAAATGGGTAGCTTCAGTTTGGAAAATCCGGGTTAGGGTTCTGTTGCATACAGTTTGGAGGGTTTAAGCTTTCTGGGCTTTTGTGGGCTTCTGATTGAGTGTCTGCCCGACCTTTAATATGGACTATAACTTCTCTTTGGGCCTTAGGATAATGGGGAAGCCCAAATCTTGAGCCTTTGCATCAGATGTGGAATTTCTAGCAAATGATAGTGTACTCTCAATCCGTTCATAATTTAATGACTAGGTAAATATTCATTTTGGGTCAAAATGAGTTCTTATATTAACTCATCCAAAAGAATAGGTTAATTTGGACTAGATTTCTAATCCAAATAAACCCCAAGACTGCTTTgtcaaaaagaaaagaattcaAACGACTGATTTTTGACCATTTGATTTAGTTTTATTGGGTACACAAATTTATCGTTTTTAACAAAACAATTCGtattttgttataaatataattatattatgaatgttcatttagtactccgttgtaaataagtttcttgaagaagcttatccatatgggaattcgccgtaaatatgtttatctatttggtactctattggaaataagcctcctaaagaagcttatcatttcggtactccgttatggataaatattatccccggtagaagattatctatatctggtacagtatcagcttacaagcaacttacaagtagcttacacaacagcttgtaatAGCAACTTACaaacagcttacacagcagcttgcaggagcagcttacacaacaacttcctttcttctataaatagaggagatttcagttcattatgtacatcagtttgaaaatTGAATAATACattagtttctctctatacttgtctttactttacagtctttattttataacacgttatcaacatGAGACTCTACCATTTTGAGCACTTACTTCGAATTTAATTTCTGTTTTAGTGTTCATCTCCGGTGTGAGGCTATGCTTTTACGTCCGTAGTTAAATCTTGTTCATTTCAAGTATCATAAGGAAGATTATATCCTTAAGGTGGTGAACAATACGTTGGTTTTGTTAATTTTCCAACTCTATGAAGAGATGAAATCCTTCTGATGTCGTTTCTCAAAGATAAGCCttattaatttataattttatttgatttctttcatGAACTTGAAAAATTATGATTATTATTTGTGTCCATCACATGCTAATGCTAAGAAACTAGTGATGCAGGACTTCCGGGTATATTATGATTTGAAATACAAATTTGAAGACTAAGAAGGCAATGGTACGTTGAATCAACTTGCTGTGTTACGTGTTATGTATACGTATTAGCATATAACAACTAATTTTTTTTATACTTGTTTTCATGATGTTGTCATCTCCATACAAAAATGACAAAGTGGATAACATTGTTAGGTCCACTTAAACTTCAGTAGAGTCTCCAAGAAATATATAGCAACCAGTAGTGGCAATATTTCCTAAGTCTTGTTATTGCTTAATTTTATGGTTCACTTGGACTCTAGTAGAGTACGGCCGCTAAAACTGGCAATgattcatatatctcattgtaactaAATTTTATTAACCATCaaaagtggtatatgcctatgaccaCCAGAAATGATAATTTAGGCTTattatggttacaattgaagataagttTCAGAAAATTCTCTATATTATATtttcacgacccaatttcccacCGTTGGATTTCGTGACGACACCTACTCTTAaggactaggtaaacctaacattTACGAaagaacaacaataacaaataacATCTTAAACTTCTTCTGGAATGAATCCTTTATACAATGAACATATTTCCAAAACCCGGTAGtataagtcataagctctacagaattAACTACCACTTCTATATAAACTATTTAGAAGAGAGTGAAAACAGTTGAATACAagtaagaaggtgactccgaagcctacAAACacagcagcaggtttaccttgagtctttTCAGCAATAATCCGCATAGCTACTAACGATCAATACCTGGAATCTGCACAACAAAATgtacagaagagtagcatgagcacatcacggcggtgcccagtaagtatcaagactaacctcagtggagtagtgatgaggaacagtcaagacacctactggtccaATAAACTGTGCAAGTATAAACATAGGAACGACGgaacatgatgtatatatataaagactacacAAAATGACTAACAATACTATAAtcacaataagggaagaaaacaaCAAGCAATAgcgaaaataccaaaataatgatatagaagagcgagcgaaaacacaaacccaagtccaaattttcaaaacaaaggAAAAGTAAGCCATAACCCAGAACCTACGACAGTGTTCACATAAGGTCTTAGCCAACAAACTCCGCGAAATACCAAATCTCAGACAAATTGCAACTCACTGGTCTCAATACCGGAACCCTAATACTTGGCCTCTTGTGCCCTCATCACACCTCATGGTTATgctgacaactcacttgctaactaGATCCACTCTCACATATATAACAAGTAAACGAGGGTATACATCTATACTCAACTATATcaggagaacttcatatccaaaggggagtgttcaactacgtgtatgcttgtgcaagtgctctAACATAACTCCTACCAActaataagcataaggaaaagaacggacaACACGTAAGATGTTTTCTCACAACTTTCACGAGATAAAACTCATACAGGTAAGCGTACCACAACACAGTATCAAACAACAAGAATTCCCTCAGGCCATCACAAAACATCACAATCAATCCCTGGCATaacccaccttgtctcgccacatgtgctaataataacataataagtgcccgccttgttttgccacacgtgcatcataatattcccaccttgtctcgccagatgtgcaacccacatataagcatatatatatatatatatatatatatatatatatatatatatatatatatatatatcacgcCGCATGTGCAATATGTCAATAGTAGCAATAGCAAGGCAGTAACCTCATGCAACCCCATAACAATAACCGCACAATAGAAATCTCGTGCATCACAATATCAACAaccgcacgacagaaacctcgtgcacaaCCACAATAAGTAccacaacaacaatgacaatatatACAACACCACGACAACTAAATCAATTCGAGAACTTTCGATCACAAGGAGACGGTAAAactagctcacaaggaataaccacaatagagaatactaaGCGTAATAAGAACAACTTAACAAGGGAGAAAATAATGTgaagcaacgatcccacaatatgtaGTTCaataacaaggaagctaacaTGAATCAAAtgattccaaataaggaaatgtcaactaaatatAGGATACCTAAACTTCTTGAAGGTTGGGCAAATTACGAAGAATATAcaataatttcaattaaggatgagcagtgggaagataatcataacctcagttaagactaaacaattacagGAGAGATAATAATGGTTTCCAATAAAGACAACCAGTTatgaaagatagcatgacaataaaagaggtaaaaatcttcaattaagcaaaataagagtcaaataggcaatttGAATGAATCATAcaacaattaattccaattaaatcATGTAGAGGTGAACCTAGCAAATGAAAGCTCAAtcatatcaagaacaacttcaTACTCAGTGAATACAAGGACCTAAGAACTCTAAAATGCCAACTTTTCACAAATAAGTCTGaacacgtactcgtcacctcgcgtacatggactacaatcaacatagaagactcaaatcttaaggggaagtcccccacacgaggttaggcaagatacttacctcaatccgaccaattcaatactcaatttagctttcctttaccaattcatcaacgtttgtctcaatctagccaaaaacaacttgaatacatcaaacaatgcaagagaaaacaatttcaattgacaaaactatgattcttatataatttacaaaaagtcaacaaaagtcaactctccgggcccgcacctcggaacccgacaaaatttacaaaaactgaacacccattcacccacaaacccaaatatgtaattggttttgaaatccgacctcaaatcgtGGTCTAAATCCcgaaaatttaaaaatcctaatCTCTACCCAAAAATCCCAATTTTTACCATAAAAACTCTAGATTTTTTTGTTGAAATCTAGTTAAAAGTTGTTAAGGAATGAAAGGAATTAGTTAGagatcacttaccaatgatttggagaagtttagGTTTTTAAAAAAGCGCCTatggaggtttagggtttgagaaagtTGAAAAATGGGTAAAAATCCCGTCAAAAATCTCACTTAACaggcctcagatgtcgcatttgcgaccctgcGAACCCACGCAATTTGGGAACAAGGCAGGGCTGGCAGAAGTCACATTTGCGataaaaagttcgcatttgcgaactgggCATCGCAATTGCTATGAAAAAGTTTGCATTGCGACCACACCAGAAATCAACAATTTTTCCCGACACGGAAATGAGCATAGCTTTCTCATACGATGTCCGAATTCAATGATTCTTTTTCCTATGGCTCCATAATTTCGATACGGATTTGTTGGTTTAATAAAAACTGAATTTGGATCTCATTTTCTCAATGTAGTATTATTTTTGCTTGAAGAAATGATGATGAAGCAtccaaaaacaagcgcaacataacctaaacctatccgaaactcacccaagccctcgtgGCTCCAAACATGTACGCAAGTATagaaatatcatacggacttgcttgtgcgatcaaatcatcaaaataacatcaaaactataaatttaacctcaaaactcatgattttctaacttttcaatcggacgtccaaatcacgtcaaatcaatttcgattctcaccaaatttcacagataggacttaaatatcataacaaaCTTGTACCGAGATCCAAAATTAAAATACGGTCCCGATAACAATGAGTTCAAATATTAattcatttttttatttcttttaaaaatcagcacaaccattttcttcaaaaattgttttctaaagctagggacctcgaaattcaattcctggcatacacccaagtcccatattttaccgcGGACCTCTTGGGATCTTCGGAACACAGATTTGGGTCcgtttactaaaaatattgaccaaagtcaattaAAAACCAagttttaactctagaaattactatttttatatttttacataaaagctttccggtttCACACCCGGATTGCACacacaagtcgatacacatatATGAAGCTGCTCAtaacctcaaactgccgaactgGATGCAATTACTCAAAATGAgtagttgggtcgttacatcctcctccacttaaacatatgttcgtcctcaaacgtgcccgGAGTCGTTCCAAGGCCATcgaaccactgcatgagctcCTCATACATACACTCAGGGGTGAT contains:
- the LOC104229534 gene encoding uncharacterized protein, with amino-acid sequence MSKWWRAVATTAGARRAAEETNRRSYFTIQAIPREVTGNRVSSRDRAQGRIPAIVFAQNYVQSKPNDPTSIVAASSVSRKFLLTTEKKQIKTILKSVDLPFFYSTTFPLQIRAGSGSSTLLESGNVLPIKIHRDEETGKILNLVFVWAEEGTKLKVDVPVVFKGEEECPGLKKGGSLNKIRPTLRFLCPAEHIPQKIEVDVSQLDVEDKVSLHDIDLHPTWKLLSKNEAIPVCKIKATSIDS